In the genome of Streptomyces collinus, one region contains:
- a CDS encoding 16S rRNA (uracil(1498)-N(3))-methyltransferase, producing MTAPVFVVEHFDAGGGGRYVLDGPEGRHAVSVKRLRAGEDVVLTDGAGRWADCVVLDTEGKDRLILQLDSVSEEPAEEPRVTVVQALPKGDRGELAVETMTEVGVDAIVPWAAARCITQWKGDRGAKALGKWRATAREAGKQSRRVRFPEVAEAATTKQVAALLARADFAAVLHESGDEPLATAELPATGEIVLVVGPEGGVAPEELALFEEAGAQAYRLGRSVLRTSTAGTAAAAVLLARTGRWS from the coding sequence GTGACCGCGCCGGTGTTCGTGGTCGAGCACTTCGACGCGGGCGGGGGCGGCCGGTACGTCCTCGACGGACCGGAGGGGCGGCACGCCGTCTCCGTGAAGCGGCTGCGGGCCGGTGAGGACGTCGTGCTGACGGACGGGGCGGGCCGCTGGGCGGACTGCGTCGTGCTCGACACGGAAGGCAAGGACCGACTGATCCTCCAGCTGGACTCGGTGTCCGAGGAGCCCGCGGAGGAACCCCGGGTCACGGTCGTCCAGGCGCTGCCCAAGGGCGACCGGGGCGAACTCGCCGTAGAGACGATGACCGAGGTCGGCGTCGACGCGATCGTTCCGTGGGCGGCGGCCCGCTGCATCACGCAGTGGAAGGGCGACCGCGGGGCCAAGGCGCTGGGCAAGTGGCGGGCGACGGCCCGGGAGGCCGGCAAGCAGTCCCGCCGGGTGCGCTTCCCGGAGGTCGCGGAGGCGGCGACGACCAAGCAGGTCGCCGCCCTGCTGGCCCGGGCGGACTTCGCCGCCGTGCTGCACGAGAGCGGCGACGAACCGCTGGCCACGGCCGAACTGCCGGCCACCGGCGAGATCGTGCTGGTCGTGGGGCCCGAGGGGGGCGTGGCGCCGGAGGAGCTGGCGCTGTTCGAGGAGGCGGGGGCGCAGGCGTACCGCCTCGGGCGCAGCGTGCTGCGCACATCGACTGCCGGGACGGCCGCCGCGGCCGTGCTCCTGGCACGCACCGGACGCTGGTCCTGA
- a CDS encoding nitronate monooxygenase, with protein sequence MSSALTDLFPLPIVQAPMAGGVSVPQLAAAVCEAGGLGFLAAGYKTADGMYQEIKQLRSLTSRPFGVNVFMPQPEYADPAAVDVYAHQLAGEATWYEAELGDPDSGRDDGFEAKLVVLRDNPVPVVSFHFGVPSREVVDALHRVGTFVLAAATTPDEARAVERAGADGVIAQGVEAGGHQGTHRDVPETDGSGLGLLSLIAQVREAVSIPIVAAGGIMRGSQIAGVLAAGASAAQLGTAFLATHESGANALHKRALTNPLFVRTELTRAFSGRPARGLVNRFLREHGPYAPAAYPEIHHLTSPLRKAAAKAGDAQGMALWAGQGHRMARELPAGQLVEVLAGELATARASLAGGGVL encoded by the coding sequence ATGTCCTCCGCACTGACCGATCTCTTCCCCCTCCCGATCGTGCAGGCCCCCATGGCGGGCGGCGTCTCCGTACCGCAGCTCGCCGCGGCCGTGTGCGAGGCGGGCGGGCTCGGGTTCCTCGCCGCCGGGTACAAGACCGCCGACGGGATGTACCAGGAGATCAAGCAGCTCCGGAGCCTCACCAGCAGGCCCTTCGGCGTCAACGTCTTCATGCCCCAGCCGGAGTACGCAGACCCCGCCGCCGTCGACGTCTACGCCCACCAGCTGGCCGGCGAGGCCACCTGGTACGAGGCCGAGCTCGGCGATCCGGACAGCGGACGCGACGACGGCTTCGAGGCCAAGCTCGTGGTGCTGCGCGACAACCCCGTGCCGGTGGTGTCGTTCCACTTCGGCGTCCCGAGCCGTGAGGTCGTCGACGCCCTGCACCGCGTCGGCACCTTCGTCCTGGCCGCAGCGACCACCCCCGACGAGGCCCGGGCCGTCGAACGGGCGGGTGCGGACGGGGTCATCGCCCAGGGCGTCGAGGCCGGCGGCCACCAGGGCACGCACCGGGACGTCCCCGAGACGGACGGTTCCGGCCTCGGGCTGCTGTCGCTGATCGCCCAGGTCCGCGAAGCCGTGAGCATCCCGATCGTCGCCGCCGGCGGCATCATGCGCGGCAGCCAGATCGCCGGTGTGCTCGCGGCGGGCGCGAGCGCCGCCCAGCTGGGCACCGCCTTCCTCGCCACGCACGAGTCGGGCGCGAACGCACTGCACAAGCGGGCGCTGACCAACCCCCTGTTCGTCCGAACGGAGTTGACCCGGGCGTTCTCCGGGCGGCCCGCGCGCGGCCTCGTCAACCGGTTCCTGCGCGAGCACGGTCCGTACGCGCCCGCCGCCTACCCCGAGATCCACCACCTCACCTCGCCGCTGCGCAAGGCCGCCGCCAAGGCCGGTGACGCGCAGGGCATGGCGCTGTGGGCCGGGCAGGGGCACCGCATGGCGCGGGAGCTGCCCGCCGGGCAACTGGTCGAGGTGCTGGCCGGTGAACTGGCTACCGCCCGGGCCTCGTTGGCGGGCGGGGGCGTGCTGTGA
- the dnaJ gene encoding molecular chaperone DnaJ has translation MATDYYAVLGVRRDASQEEIKKAFRRLARELHPDVNPDPKTQERFKEINAAYEVLSDPQKKQVYDLGGDPLSQAGGGGAGGFGAGGFGNFSDIMDAFFGTASQRGPRSRTRRGQDAMIRIEVELDEAAFGTTKDIQVDTAVVCNTCSGEGAAPGTSAQTCDMCRGRGEVSQVTRSFLGQVMTSRPCPQCQGFGTVVPTPCPECAGDGRVRSRRTLTVKIPAGVDNGTRIQLAGEGEVGPGGGPAGDLYVEIHELPHSTFQRRGDDLHCTVTIPMTAAALGTKVPLETLDGMEEVDIRPGTQSGQSIPLHGRGVTHLRGGGRGDLIVHVEVQTPTKLDPEQERLLRELSKLRGEERPTGQFQPGQQGLFSRLKDAFNGR, from the coding sequence GTGGCCACGGACTACTACGCCGTACTCGGCGTGCGCCGCGACGCGTCGCAGGAAGAGATCAAGAAGGCCTTCCGGCGGCTCGCGCGCGAGCTGCACCCGGACGTCAACCCCGATCCGAAGACCCAAGAGCGGTTCAAGGAGATCAACGCCGCTTACGAGGTGCTGTCGGACCCGCAGAAGAAGCAGGTCTACGACCTCGGCGGCGACCCGCTCTCGCAGGCCGGAGGCGGCGGCGCGGGCGGCTTCGGAGCCGGCGGTTTCGGGAACTTCTCGGACATCATGGACGCGTTCTTCGGCACGGCGTCGCAGCGCGGACCGCGCTCGCGCACCCGCCGCGGCCAGGACGCGATGATCCGCATCGAGGTCGAACTCGACGAGGCCGCCTTCGGTACGACCAAGGACATCCAGGTCGACACGGCCGTCGTCTGCAACACCTGTAGCGGTGAGGGCGCGGCCCCGGGCACCTCCGCCCAGACGTGTGACATGTGCCGCGGCCGCGGTGAGGTCTCGCAGGTCACCCGGTCCTTCCTGGGCCAGGTCATGACGTCCCGCCCCTGCCCGCAGTGCCAGGGCTTCGGCACGGTCGTCCCGACCCCCTGCCCGGAGTGCGCCGGTGACGGCCGCGTCCGGTCCCGCCGCACGCTCACGGTGAAGATCCCGGCCGGTGTCGACAACGGCACGCGGATCCAGCTCGCCGGCGAGGGCGAGGTCGGCCCCGGCGGCGGTCCCGCCGGTGACCTCTACGTCGAGATCCACGAGCTGCCGCACAGCACGTTCCAGCGGCGCGGCGACGACCTGCACTGCACGGTGACGATCCCCATGACGGCGGCGGCCCTCGGCACGAAGGTGCCGCTGGAGACGCTCGACGGCATGGAGGAGGTCGACATCCGTCCGGGCACCCAGTCCGGCCAGTCGATCCCGCTGCACGGCCGGGGCGTCACGCACCTGCGCGGCGGCGGGCGCGGCGACCTCATCGTCCACGTCGAGGTCCAGACCCCGACCAAGCTCGACCCCGAGCAGGAGCGCCTGCTGCGCGAGCTCTCCAAGCTCCGCGGCGAGGAACGGCCCACGGGGCAGTTCCAGCCTGGGCAGCAGGGGCTGTTCTCGCGGTTGAAGGATGCCTTCAACGGGCGCTGA
- the hrcA gene encoding heat-inducible transcriptional repressor HrcA, with amino-acid sequence MLSERRLQVLRAIVQDYVGTEEPVGSKALTERHSLGVSPATVRNDMAALEDEGYIAQPHTSAGRIPTDKGYRLFVDKLAGVKPMTAPERRAIQNFLEGAVDLDDVVARTVRLLAQLTRQVAVVQYPSLTRSTVRHVELLSLAPARVMLVLITDTGRVEQRVVDCPAPFGDASLADLRARLNSCVANRRFADVPSLVEDLPEAFEHEDRGTVSTVLSTLLETLVEENEERLMIGGTANLTRFGHDFPLTIRPVLEALEEQVVLLKLLGEAKDPGVTVRIGHENAHEGLNSTSVVSVGYGSGGEAVAKLGVVGPTRMDYPGTMGAVRAVARYVGQILAES; translated from the coding sequence ATGCTCAGTGAACGCAGGCTTCAGGTGCTGCGCGCCATCGTCCAGGACTACGTCGGCACCGAGGAGCCGGTGGGCTCCAAGGCCCTCACCGAGCGGCACAGCCTGGGCGTCTCCCCGGCCACCGTCCGCAACGACATGGCGGCCCTGGAGGACGAGGGGTACATCGCCCAGCCGCACACCAGTGCCGGGCGCATCCCCACCGACAAGGGCTACCGGCTGTTCGTCGACAAGCTCGCCGGCGTCAAGCCGATGACCGCGCCCGAGCGGCGCGCCATCCAGAACTTCCTCGAAGGTGCCGTCGACCTCGACGACGTCGTGGCGCGCACGGTGCGGCTGCTCGCGCAGCTCACCCGCCAGGTCGCCGTCGTGCAGTACCCGTCGCTGACCCGGTCCACCGTGCGGCATGTGGAGTTGCTCTCCCTGGCGCCCGCGCGCGTCATGCTCGTGCTGATCACGGACACCGGGCGGGTCGAGCAGCGCGTGGTCGACTGCCCGGCGCCCTTCGGTGACGCCTCGCTCGCGGACCTGCGCGCGCGACTCAACAGCTGCGTGGCGAACCGCCGTTTCGCGGATGTGCCGAGTCTGGTGGAGGATCTCCCGGAGGCGTTCGAGCACGAGGACCGGGGTACGGTCTCTACGGTGCTCTCCACACTTCTGGAGACGCTCGTCGAGGAGAACGAGGAGCGGCTGATGATCGGCGGCACCGCCAATCTGACCCGCTTCGGACATGACTTCCCTCTCACGATCCGGCCGGTGCTGGAGGCGCTGGAGGAGCAGGTCGTGCTCCTCAAGCTGCTCGGCGAGGCGAAGGATCCGGGCGTGACCGTACGGATCGGTCACGAGAACGCCCACGAAGGACTCAACTCCACGTCCGTCGTGTCGGTCGGCTACGGTTCGGGCGGCGAGGCAGTCGCCAAGCTCGGCGTGGTCGGACCGACCCGCATGGACTACCCGGGAACGATGGGAGCGGTACGCGCAGTGGCACGGTACGTCGGACAGATCCTGGCGGAGTCGTAG
- a CDS encoding MBL fold metallo-hydrolase, which produces MTVTWEDLGWERVAAGVGRCRLPVWDCTIGLVAGEGAVLMIDAGSSLAEGAKLGAQARALTGHRVTHLALTHPHFDHVFGAAALPDTEVFGAVGVDALLTRVRDREELREDGVRQGLAAPTAQEAAERLVPPGHLVSGEWTLDLGGGRQVLLANVGPGHTAHDLAVLVPGDPEVVFCGDLVEESGEPQAGPDAVPSHWPAALDRLLDLGGEDAVYVPGHGAVVDAAFVRAQRDALAARFGVSR; this is translated from the coding sequence ATGACGGTGACTTGGGAAGACCTCGGATGGGAGCGCGTGGCCGCCGGCGTGGGGCGGTGCCGGCTGCCGGTGTGGGACTGCACGATCGGGCTGGTCGCCGGGGAGGGGGCGGTCCTCATGATCGACGCGGGGTCGAGCCTCGCCGAGGGCGCGAAACTGGGCGCGCAGGCGCGGGCGCTCACCGGTCACCGTGTGACACATCTCGCGCTGACCCATCCGCACTTCGACCATGTCTTCGGCGCCGCGGCGCTCCCGGACACCGAGGTGTTCGGCGCGGTGGGCGTGGACGCGCTGCTGACGCGGGTGCGGGACCGCGAGGAACTGCGTGAGGACGGGGTGCGCCAGGGCCTGGCGGCGCCCACGGCCCAGGAGGCGGCGGAGCGGCTGGTCCCGCCCGGCCACCTGGTCTCCGGCGAGTGGACGCTCGACCTGGGCGGCGGGCGGCAGGTGCTGCTGGCGAACGTCGGCCCGGGGCACACCGCGCACGATCTGGCGGTGCTGGTGCCCGGTGATCCGGAGGTGGTGTTCTGCGGCGATCTGGTCGAGGAGTCCGGCGAGCCGCAGGCGGGCCCCGACGCGGTGCCGTCGCACTGGCCGGCCGCCCTGGACCGGCTGCTCGACCTGGGCGGCGAGGACGCGGTGTACGTGCCCGGTCACGGAGCGGTGGTGGACGCGGCGTTCGTGCGGGCGCAACGGGACGCGCTGGCGGCGCGTTTCGGCGTGTCGCGGTGA
- a CDS encoding DUF3097 domain-containing protein, protein MRQYSADLTPPWKKPKPVPEVAAEPGLVVEEPGTGFCGAVIRCEAGTVTLEDRFGKHRVFPMEPRGFLLEGRVVTLVRPAPGGPARPTRTASGSVAVPGARARVARAGRIYVEGRHDAELVEKVWGDDLRIEGVVVEYLEGVDDLPSIVSEFAPGPDARLGVLVDHLVPGSKEWRIAQSVTSEHALVVGHPYIDVWEAVKPSSLGIDAWPRVPRGQDWKTGVCRALGWPENTGAAWQRILSGVHSYKDLEPELLGRVEELIDFVTAP, encoded by the coding sequence ATGCGCCAGTACTCCGCCGATCTGACCCCGCCGTGGAAGAAGCCGAAGCCGGTGCCCGAGGTCGCGGCGGAGCCGGGTCTGGTGGTGGAGGAGCCGGGGACCGGCTTCTGCGGTGCGGTGATCCGCTGCGAGGCGGGCACGGTGACACTGGAGGACCGCTTCGGCAAGCACCGGGTGTTCCCGATGGAGCCGCGCGGCTTCCTGCTGGAGGGCAGGGTGGTGACGCTCGTCCGCCCCGCGCCGGGCGGCCCCGCGCGTCCCACCCGCACGGCCTCCGGTTCGGTCGCCGTCCCCGGAGCACGCGCGCGTGTCGCCCGCGCCGGCCGCATCTACGTCGAGGGCCGGCACGACGCCGAGCTGGTCGAGAAGGTGTGGGGCGACGACCTGCGCATCGAGGGCGTGGTCGTGGAGTACCTGGAGGGCGTCGACGACCTGCCGTCGATCGTCTCCGAGTTCGCCCCCGGGCCGGACGCGCGGCTGGGCGTCCTGGTGGACCACCTCGTACCCGGCTCGAAGGAGTGGCGCATCGCCCAGTCGGTGACGAGCGAACACGCCCTGGTCGTCGGCCACCCGTACATCGACGTCTGGGAGGCGGTGAAGCCGTCGTCCCTGGGCATCGACGCCTGGCCCCGCGTCCCACGCGGCCAGGACTGGAAGACGGGCGTGTGCAGGGCCCTGGGCTGGCCGGAGAACACCGGCGCGGCCTGGCAGCGGATCCTGTCGGGAGTCCACTCGTACAAGGACCTGGAGCCGGAGTTGCTGGGCCGGGTGGAGGAGCTGATCGACTTCGTGACGGCGCCCTAG
- the hemW gene encoding radical SAM family heme chaperone HemW has product MPSALPDGEPVPDDGALPASALAGAADRPLGFYLHVPYCATRCGYCDFNTYTATELRGTGGVLASRDNYAETLADEVRLARKVLGDDPRPVRTVFVGGGTPTLLDAGDLVRMLKAVRDEFGLAEDAEITTEANPESVDPAYLAALREGGFNRISFGMQSARQHVLKVLDRTHTPGRPEACVAEARGAGFEHVNLDLIYGTPGESDDDWRASLDAVLGAGPDHVSAYALIVEEGTQLARRIRRGEVPMTDDDVHADRYLIADEVLSGAGFEWYEVSNWATSEAGRCLHNELYWRGADWWGAGPGAHSHVGGVRWWNVKHPGAYAGALASGRSPGAGREVLSEEDRRVERILLELRLKEGVPLSLLREEGLAASRRALSDGLLQAGPYEEGRAVLTLRGRLLADGVVRDLVD; this is encoded by the coding sequence ATGCCTTCCGCACTTCCCGACGGCGAGCCCGTCCCCGACGACGGCGCGCTGCCCGCGTCCGCGCTCGCCGGGGCCGCCGACCGCCCCCTCGGGTTCTACCTGCACGTCCCGTACTGCGCGACCCGCTGCGGCTACTGCGACTTCAACACGTACACCGCGACCGAGCTGCGCGGCACCGGCGGGGTCCTCGCCTCACGCGACAACTATGCCGAGACACTGGCCGACGAGGTCCGGCTGGCGCGCAAGGTGCTGGGCGACGACCCGCGCCCGGTCCGGACGGTGTTCGTGGGCGGGGGCACGCCCACGCTGCTGGACGCCGGTGATCTCGTCCGGATGCTGAAGGCCGTCCGCGACGAGTTCGGGCTCGCGGAGGACGCCGAGATCACGACGGAGGCCAACCCGGAGTCGGTCGATCCGGCGTATCTGGCGGCCCTGCGCGAGGGCGGCTTCAACCGGATCTCCTTCGGGATGCAGAGCGCCCGGCAGCATGTGCTGAAGGTGCTGGACCGCACGCACACGCCGGGTCGGCCCGAGGCGTGTGTGGCGGAGGCCCGGGGCGCCGGGTTCGAGCACGTGAACCTCGACCTGATCTACGGCACGCCGGGTGAGTCCGACGACGACTGGCGGGCGTCGCTGGACGCGGTGCTGGGGGCCGGGCCGGATCACGTCAGTGCGTACGCGCTGATCGTCGAGGAGGGCACGCAGCTCGCGCGGCGGATCCGGCGCGGCGAGGTGCCGATGACCGACGACGACGTCCATGCCGACCGGTACCTGATCGCGGACGAGGTGCTCTCGGGCGCGGGCTTCGAGTGGTACGAGGTGTCGAACTGGGCGACCTCGGAGGCCGGGCGGTGCCTGCACAACGAGCTGTACTGGCGGGGAGCCGACTGGTGGGGGGCCGGGCCCGGCGCGCACAGCCACGTGGGCGGGGTGCGGTGGTGGAACGTCAAGCATCCGGGGGCGTATGCGGGTGCACTGGCTTCGGGGAGGTCGCCGGGGGCCGGGCGTGAGGTGCTGTCGGAGGAGGACCGGCGGGTCGAGCGGATTCTGCTGGAGCTTCGGCTCAAGGAGGGGGTGCCGTTGTCGCTGCTGCGGGAGGAGGGGCTTGCTGCTTCGCGCAGGGCGCTGTCGGACGGGCTGCTGCAGGCGGGACCGTATGAGGAGGGGCGGGCTGTGCTCACGCTGCGGGGCAGGTTGCTGGCTGACGGCGTGGTGCGCGATCTCGTGGACTGA
- a CDS encoding SpoIIE family protein phosphatase produces the protein MGAIPTQRETVSRASEAPAHAGETPVPVQEGPVFEEPAPRAEAYAPGGARACATLPGSSLAPGAARDLVRAALTEWTELGLPGAEHLTDRLADDAVLVVSELVTNAVVHAGTDVEMECRLEGDAPGTAALVVEVSDHHPSRAPRGSEPETPHDTPEHGRGLRLVGALSEAWGITYRTGRKTVWARLPAAGCTAGEQIEAYAGEHALARGLRVAEILAPEPHPDDEAGEALGSRRGTGEPWDLREAGETWGSREGGEARDWPDLREVDGLRDWNDLRDWRDRHENRDGRNGPDGAWLGRGALSFLAEASDLLAGQLDEDLVAALAGQLIVPRLADWCAVWLEDEATGGGWSGGAGVGGPRLARVWHGSENRIEELRRVLEKDPPQPFDLTGTSPFERGRERGGSGPVDYPWPGEALGDGEPGAALAYRLVAGGRPLGTLVIGRSGKAGFPDEITGLVEDLSRRVALAIGAARQYARQATISAVLQRGLLPGAVAEIPGMRSALVYEPCDKGGPSGDFYDLFPAGDGRWCFAVGDVQGKGPEAAVVIGLARPWLRLLAREGYRVADVLDRLNQLLLDDATEAADAAARALVAAGARPTPPGDGPQTRFLSLLYGELVPFDGGVRCTVASAGHPLPLRLGAGGEVHPCAQPQTLLGVVEDATYTSETFELRSGDTLLCVTDGVTERRSGSRQFDDGDGLAAALAGCAGLDAELIAERIKRLVHEFGARPPADDLALLVLQAD, from the coding sequence ATGGGGGCCATTCCGACGCAACGGGAGACCGTCTCCCGTGCCTCAGAGGCGCCTGCACACGCTGGGGAGACGCCTGTGCCCGTCCAGGAGGGGCCCGTTTTTGAGGAGCCCGCACCCCGTGCGGAGGCGTACGCGCCGGGGGGTGCGCGGGCGTGCGCGACCCTGCCCGGCAGTTCGCTCGCGCCGGGCGCCGCCCGCGACCTGGTGCGCGCGGCGCTCACCGAGTGGACCGAACTCGGCCTGCCCGGCGCCGAGCACCTCACCGACCGTCTCGCCGACGACGCCGTGCTCGTCGTCAGCGAACTCGTCACCAACGCCGTCGTGCACGCCGGCACCGACGTCGAGATGGAGTGCCGGCTGGAAGGCGACGCCCCCGGCACGGCGGCGCTCGTCGTCGAGGTCTCCGACCACCACCCCTCCCGCGCGCCCCGCGGCAGCGAGCCGGAGACACCGCACGACACCCCCGAGCACGGGCGCGGCCTGCGGCTCGTCGGTGCGCTCTCCGAGGCGTGGGGGATCACGTACCGCACGGGCCGCAAGACCGTCTGGGCCCGGCTGCCCGCCGCGGGGTGCACGGCGGGCGAGCAGATCGAGGCGTACGCCGGGGAGCACGCGCTGGCGCGCGGCCTGCGGGTCGCGGAGATCCTGGCACCCGAGCCGCACCCGGACGACGAGGCCGGGGAGGCCCTGGGGAGCCGGCGTGGCACGGGAGAGCCGTGGGATCTGCGTGAAGCGGGAGAGACCTGGGGCTCGCGTGAGGGCGGAGAGGCCCGGGACTGGCCGGACTTACGGGAAGTCGACGGCCTGCGTGACTGGAACGACCTGCGGGACTGGCGGGACCGGCACGAGAACCGCGACGGACGCAACGGGCCCGACGGCGCCTGGCTCGGCCGTGGCGCCCTCTCCTTCCTCGCCGAGGCCTCCGACCTGCTGGCCGGGCAGCTCGACGAGGACCTGGTCGCGGCCCTCGCCGGGCAGCTGATCGTGCCGCGGCTGGCCGACTGGTGCGCGGTGTGGCTGGAGGACGAGGCCACCGGCGGCGGCTGGAGCGGCGGAGCCGGCGTGGGAGGACCGCGCCTGGCCCGAGTCTGGCACGGCAGCGAGAACCGCATCGAGGAGCTGCGCCGCGTCCTGGAGAAGGACCCGCCGCAGCCGTTCGACCTGACGGGGACGTCCCCGTTCGAGCGTGGCCGGGAGCGCGGCGGGTCCGGGCCCGTCGACTACCCCTGGCCCGGCGAGGCGCTCGGGGACGGCGAGCCCGGCGCGGCCCTCGCGTACCGGCTGGTCGCCGGAGGGCGCCCGCTGGGCACCCTCGTCATCGGACGCTCCGGGAAGGCCGGCTTCCCCGACGAGATCACCGGCCTCGTCGAGGACCTCAGCCGCCGGGTGGCCCTCGCCATCGGCGCCGCCCGCCAGTACGCCCGCCAGGCCACCATCAGTGCCGTCCTCCAGCGCGGACTGCTGCCCGGTGCCGTGGCCGAGATCCCCGGCATGCGCAGCGCCCTCGTATACGAGCCGTGCGACAAGGGAGGTCCGAGCGGCGACTTCTACGACCTGTTCCCGGCCGGCGACGGCCGCTGGTGCTTCGCCGTCGGCGACGTCCAGGGCAAGGGGCCCGAGGCGGCCGTCGTGATCGGCCTGGCCCGGCCCTGGCTGCGGCTGCTCGCCCGCGAGGGGTACCGCGTCGCCGACGTCCTCGACCGCCTCAACCAGCTGCTGCTCGACGACGCCACGGAGGCCGCGGACGCGGCGGCCCGGGCCCTGGTGGCGGCGGGGGCACGGCCGACCCCGCCCGGCGACGGCCCGCAGACGCGCTTCCTGTCCTTGCTCTACGGCGAGCTGGTCCCCTTCGACGGCGGGGTCCGCTGCACCGTCGCCTCCGCCGGGCACCCGCTGCCCCTGCGGCTCGGGGCGGGCGGCGAGGTCCACCCGTGCGCGCAGCCGCAGACCCTGCTGGGCGTCGTCGAGGACGCCACCTACACCAGCGAGACCTTCGAGCTGCGTTCCGGCGACACGCTGCTGTGCGTCACCGACGGTGTGACCGAGCGCCGCTCGGGCTCGCGCCAGTTCGACGACGGGGACGGGCTCGCCGCGGCACTGGCCGGGTGCGCCGGGCTGGACGCGGAGCTGATAGCCGAGCGGATCAAACGGCTCGTGCACGAGTTCGGAGCGCGGCCCCCGGCGGACGATCTCGCCCTGCTGGTGCTCCAGGCGGACTGA